The following proteins are encoded in a genomic region of Pelodictyon phaeoclathratiforme BU-1:
- a CDS encoding RelA/SpoT family protein → MLAQIGKDHYKKLHEILQLSRKNLKNFDESLIQRAFFMCYRAHEGEKRASGEPFFYHPVEVATILLKELPLDGVSVAAALLHDVIEDSGYTYEDIVAELGVEVADIVEGLTKISGIMINRETTQAEGFRKMLLSMVKDIRVILIKFCDRLHNMRTLESLPEHRRLKIALETRDIYAPLAHRFGLGKMKVEFENLALRFIDPEMYEFLQQKIRMGKGDRVNYLGKMIAPIKDDLEQQEFKVEVQGRAKHLFSIYNKMRNKNKSFEDIHDLYGIRVIIDTERIADCFSVYGFITQQYPPVPQYFKDYISVPKHNGYQSLHSAIIGPKGHMVELQIRTKRMHEFAELGVAAHWRYKEKISRDDVNIDSFLRWARELIKDADSAASFMEGFKLNLYHDEIYVFTPKGDMKTMPAGATPIDFAYAIHTEVGNGCIGAKVNGKIVRLNAQLKSGDRVEIITSKNQKPKPDWLKVVITQRAKLKIRSAINEERRLQVEKGRGMWEKMVAGTKKLLSDSDIIQHVKGYGLKTPADFFSALASQQINGEEVIERANNSRKEEPTAKTLTEEAREVEDYLQKARHELDAEGVPAKKDDVVIAGMNNIAYAYANCCQPVPGDEVIGFVTAEGVKIHRKNCVNVSNENLLKSERIVSVSWNRKVETDFLAGIKIVGEDRLGIMNQLTTVISKFDTNIRTISLNAHDGMFVGTMMIYVRNAEKLNTLMDKLKKVQGIFTVERLVS, encoded by the coding sequence ATGTTAGCACAGATAGGGAAAGATCATTACAAAAAGCTTCACGAGATACTTCAGCTTTCTCGCAAGAATCTCAAAAATTTTGATGAATCGCTGATTCAGCGTGCTTTTTTTATGTGCTATCGGGCACACGAGGGAGAAAAACGGGCTTCAGGTGAACCCTTTTTCTACCATCCTGTTGAAGTTGCCACCATTCTGCTCAAGGAACTTCCTCTTGATGGCGTCTCTGTAGCGGCAGCCTTATTGCATGATGTCATTGAAGACAGCGGCTATACCTATGAGGATATTGTTGCTGAGCTGGGCGTTGAAGTTGCTGATATTGTTGAAGGGCTGACCAAGATTTCCGGTATCATGATCAACCGGGAGACGACCCAGGCAGAGGGCTTTCGCAAGATGCTGCTCTCGATGGTCAAGGATATCCGCGTTATTCTGATCAAGTTCTGCGATCGGCTGCACAACATGAGAACACTTGAATCGCTTCCTGAGCACAGACGGTTGAAGATTGCGCTTGAAACGCGGGACATATATGCACCTCTTGCGCACCGCTTTGGTCTTGGAAAGATGAAGGTCGAGTTTGAAAACCTTGCCCTCCGATTCATCGATCCGGAGATGTACGAATTTCTCCAGCAGAAAATCCGTATGGGTAAAGGTGACCGGGTCAACTATCTCGGAAAGATGATTGCTCCCATCAAAGATGATCTTGAGCAGCAGGAGTTCAAGGTGGAGGTGCAGGGACGGGCAAAGCATCTCTTTTCGATCTACAACAAGATGCGCAACAAGAACAAGAGCTTTGAAGATATTCATGATCTCTATGGTATCAGGGTGATTATTGATACCGAGCGTATCGCTGACTGCTTTTCGGTTTACGGTTTTATTACACAGCAATATCCTCCGGTTCCGCAGTATTTCAAGGACTATATCTCGGTACCGAAGCATAACGGATACCAGTCCCTTCATTCGGCCATTATCGGCCCGAAGGGTCATATGGTTGAGTTGCAGATTCGCACGAAGCGTATGCATGAGTTTGCAGAACTCGGCGTTGCGGCTCACTGGCGATACAAGGAGAAGATATCGCGCGATGATGTCAACATCGATTCGTTTCTTCGCTGGGCCAGAGAGCTGATCAAGGATGCTGATTCGGCGGCCTCTTTTATGGAGGGGTTCAAACTTAACCTCTACCACGACGAAATCTATGTTTTTACTCCGAAAGGAGATATGAAAACCATGCCTGCGGGGGCTACACCGATCGATTTTGCCTATGCCATTCATACGGAGGTTGGCAACGGCTGTATCGGGGCCAAGGTGAATGGCAAGATCGTTCGCTTGAATGCGCAGCTTAAATCGGGTGATCGGGTCGAAATTATCACCTCGAAAAACCAGAAGCCGAAACCTGACTGGCTTAAGGTGGTCATAACCCAGCGGGCCAAGCTGAAGATACGTTCAGCCATCAATGAGGAGCGCCGTCTGCAGGTCGAGAAAGGGCGGGGTATGTGGGAGAAGATGGTTGCTGGTACCAAAAAGCTTTTATCGGACAGCGACATCATCCAGCATGTTAAAGGGTATGGCCTTAAAACGCCAGCAGATTTCTTCAGCGCTCTTGCGAGCCAGCAGATCAATGGTGAAGAGGTTATTGAGCGGGCCAACAATTCCCGCAAGGAGGAGCCGACAGCAAAAACACTCACTGAAGAGGCGCGTGAGGTTGAAGATTATCTGCAGAAAGCGCGTCACGAACTGGATGCGGAGGGTGTTCCGGCTAAAAAGGACGATGTTGTTATTGCAGGTATGAACAATATCGCCTATGCCTATGCGAATTGCTGCCAGCCTGTTCCCGGTGATGAGGTGATCGGCTTTGTTACCGCTGAGGGGGTCAAGATACATCGTAAAAACTGCGTCAATGTCAGTAATGAGAATCTGCTGAAAAGCGAGCGCATTGTCTCGGTTTCGTGGAACAGAAAAGTTGAGACCGATTTTCTTGCCGGTATCAAGATTGTTGGAGAAGACCGTCTCGGCATCATGAATCAGCTTACAACGGTCATCTCAAAATTCGAT
- a CDS encoding SAM hydrolase/SAM-dependent halogenase family protein, with protein MQTGHPPVIVLMTDFGLADTYIGQMKGVILSLAPSAQIIDLTHAISAQNIAQGAFQLGKSAPFFPEGAIFVAVVDPGVGTSRKAIAVQCGKQSFLAPDNGLLTALFQTGKVTQCVTITNERYMLPSRSSTFHGRDIFSPAAAHLASGVALRELGSKMELAECTKIPLPGCESGDNGASWEGTIICTDHFGNLITSLDAEVLDRSKEWLIGAGNHQLPICRTYGEVADQQPLAYTGSSGMIEIAIRNGNAAERLGLRDGDAVRASAASSMPFSPR; from the coding sequence ATGCAGACCGGACACCCCCCTGTCATCGTCCTGATGACCGATTTCGGCCTCGCCGACACCTATATCGGCCAAATGAAAGGTGTCATCCTCTCCCTTGCGCCATCAGCACAGATTATCGACCTCACCCACGCCATAAGCGCCCAGAACATTGCGCAAGGCGCCTTCCAGCTCGGCAAGTCAGCCCCCTTTTTCCCTGAAGGAGCAATCTTTGTCGCAGTCGTCGATCCGGGAGTCGGCACCTCACGCAAGGCAATTGCCGTACAATGCGGAAAACAGAGCTTTCTTGCCCCCGACAACGGCCTGCTCACCGCCCTCTTCCAGACCGGGAAGGTCACTCAATGTGTCACCATCACCAATGAACGCTATATGCTTCCTTCCCGCAGCTCAACCTTTCATGGGCGCGACATATTTTCACCAGCAGCCGCACATCTCGCCTCCGGCGTTGCGCTCCGGGAGCTTGGCTCAAAGATGGAGCTGGCGGAATGCACCAAAATCCCGTTACCGGGATGCGAAAGCGGAGACAACGGCGCATCATGGGAGGGAACAATCATCTGCACCGACCACTTCGGCAACCTCATAACCTCACTCGACGCGGAAGTGCTTGACCGCTCAAAAGAGTGGCTGATAGGCGCCGGAAACCATCAACTGCCCATCTGCCGCACCTATGGAGAAGTTGCCGACCAGCAGCCACTCGCCTATACCGGAAGCAGCGGCATGATCGAAATCGCCATCAGAAACGGCAACGCAGCAGAGAGACTCGGGCTGAGGGATGGAGATGCGGTGAGGGCTTCCGCAGCATCCTCCATGCCATTCTCTCCTCGGTGA
- the lptG gene encoding LPS export ABC transporter permease LptG — MKILNKYILGQFAKAFLFTSIAFACLFILINMVEKLDEFIDKKLGLWQIVHYYLLSIPSILLVVSPVSALLSSILVAGKLSFSGELPAIRSAGVSMRQLLTPFITGGVLILLFNLLNAGWISPSTFAEKNHFEQRYLKRNPAQPQENRNIHILEPGNRMLSIGTLDPDQAEISAVSIEEFSGARLKSRTDADSMRYNQKTGEWILLNAAKRSFTGKDETFHLTPVTSVKLALSPRSLSELNLQPDEMNLIRHYRYLTEKEGAGFAGLERSTVKFHNKIALPFASLIIILIGVPLSAKKKRGGLASEISITLFAGFLFMGVQKTIAIAGYQGMINPMLAAWLPNILFLGIGYAIYKTAID; from the coding sequence ATGAAAATTCTTAACAAGTATATACTGGGGCAGTTTGCAAAGGCATTTCTTTTTACATCAATAGCCTTTGCCTGCCTCTTTATTCTCATCAACATGGTTGAAAAACTGGATGAGTTCATCGACAAGAAGCTTGGCCTGTGGCAGATTGTCCATTATTACCTGCTCTCAATACCCTCCATTCTTCTGGTCGTCTCTCCCGTGAGCGCTCTGCTCTCCTCAATCCTTGTCGCAGGGAAGCTCTCCTTTTCAGGTGAACTTCCGGCAATACGCTCCGCCGGTGTCAGTATGCGCCAACTGCTGACACCCTTTATAACCGGAGGAGTGCTGATTCTGCTCTTCAATCTTCTCAATGCAGGATGGATCTCCCCATCAACATTTGCCGAAAAGAACCATTTTGAACAGCGCTATTTGAAAAGAAATCCAGCCCAGCCCCAGGAAAACCGCAACATCCACATCCTCGAACCGGGAAACCGTATGCTCTCCATTGGAACCCTTGATCCTGACCAGGCAGAAATCAGCGCCGTCTCCATCGAGGAGTTCAGCGGCGCACGCCTCAAATCCCGAACCGATGCCGACAGTATGCGCTACAACCAGAAAACAGGCGAATGGATACTGCTGAATGCCGCAAAACGCAGTTTCACCGGAAAAGATGAAACCTTTCATCTCACCCCTGTAACATCAGTAAAACTTGCCCTTTCGCCCCGCTCTCTGTCGGAACTCAACCTCCAGCCGGATGAAATGAACCTCATCCGCCACTACCGCTACCTCACAGAAAAAGAGGGAGCCGGTTTCGCCGGACTGGAACGATCGACAGTAAAATTTCACAACAAAATCGCACTCCCCTTCGCCTCGCTCATCATCATCCTCATCGGAGTCCCCCTTTCCGCGAAAAAAAAACGGGGCGGACTCGCATCTGAAATAAGCATCACCCTTTTTGCAGGATTTCTCTTTATGGGAGTGCAAAAGACCATCGCCATCGCCGGATACCAGGGAATGATCAACCCCATGCTCGCCGCATGGCTGCCAAATATCCTCTTTTTGGGCATCGGCTACGCCATCTATAAAACCGCTATCGACTGA
- a CDS encoding DUF4160 domain-containing protein, whose product MPTIAMFYGIIIRMYCSPGEHNPPHIHAYYQEFKAIIDIKNCELSEGKLPSKQLKLALAWAEIHKEELLADWELASNGELPFPIKPLQ is encoded by the coding sequence ATGCCAACAATAGCAATGTTCTATGGAATTATTATCAGAATGTATTGCTCACCGGGTGAGCATAATCCTCCTCATATCCACGCTTATTATCAGGAATTCAAGGCGATTATTGATATAAAAAACTGTGAATTGTCGGAGGGCAAGCTGCCGTCAAAACAACTGAAGCTTGCTTTGGCTTGGGCCGAAATTCATAAAGAAGAACTGTTGGCAGATTGGGAGCTGGCTTCGAATGGCGAGCTTCCGTTTCCCATCAAACCGTTACAATAA
- a CDS encoding DUF2442 domain-containing protein, with the protein MYPSVISVSPLNDYKLLLVFETSEKRIFDVAPYLNTGKFAELRNPSVFHTVTVKFDTIEWSNQLDIDPEFLYEKSVKAEA; encoded by the coding sequence ATGTACCCTTCAGTGATAAGCGTAAGTCCGTTAAACGATTACAAGTTGTTGCTTGTGTTTGAAACCAGTGAAAAAAGAATTTTTGATGTAGCTCCCTACCTCAATACCGGTAAATTTGCAGAACTGCGAAACCCATCGGTATTTCATACGGTAACGGTCAAGTTCGACACGATAGAGTGGTCAAACCAGTTGGATATCGATCCGGAATTTTTGTACGAAAAAAGCGTAAAAGCTGAAGCCTGA
- the uvrB gene encoding excinuclease ABC subunit UvrB: protein MEVNGSGIYKIVSPYSPAGDQPKAIEALCDGVRSGNPYQTLLGVTGSGKTFTISNVIARFDRPVLVMSHNKTLAAQLYGELKQFFPDNAVEYFISYYDFYQPEAYLPSLDKYIAKDLRINDEIERLRLKATSSLLSGRKDVIVVSSVSCIYGLGSPEDWKAQIVELRSGMEKDRDLFLKELISLHYIRDDVQPSSGKFRVRGDIIDLVPAHEELALRIEFFGSEIESIQTFDIHSGEVLGVEDYAFIYPARQFVADEEKLKVAMLAIENELAERLNYFRSENRLLEARRIEERTRYDLEMMKELGYCSGIENYSRHLSARPPGERPCCLLDYFPSDFLVIIDESHVTLPQIRGMYGGDRSRKTILVEHGFRLPSALDNRPLRFEEFEEMASQVICVSATPSEHELLRSGGVVVEQLVRPTGLLDPPVEVRPVTGQIDNLLAEIRIHTAKGNKVLVMTLTKRMSEDLHDFFRKTGIRSRYLHSEIKSLERMQILRELRVGDIDVLVGVNLLREGLDLPEVSLVAILDADKEGFLRNTRSLMQIAGRAARNVDGLVVLYADVVTRSIREVLDETARRRTIQQRYNEEHGITPRSIIKSVDQILDTTGVADAEERYRRKRFGLEPKPERVLSGHIDTLTPEAGYALAAELRLEMQEAAVQMEYEKAAYLRDEITKLEQALERLPAGE, encoded by the coding sequence ATGGAGGTGAACGGAAGCGGAATATATAAAATTGTCAGTCCTTACAGTCCTGCCGGCGATCAGCCGAAAGCCATCGAGGCGCTTTGCGACGGTGTAAGGTCGGGGAACCCCTACCAGACGTTGCTTGGTGTCACTGGCTCGGGCAAGACCTTTACCATTTCGAACGTTATTGCCCGTTTCGACAGGCCGGTTCTGGTGATGAGCCATAACAAGACGCTTGCTGCCCAGTTGTATGGGGAACTCAAACAGTTTTTCCCCGACAATGCGGTCGAGTATTTTATCAGTTATTACGATTTTTATCAGCCTGAAGCCTATCTCCCCTCTCTCGACAAGTATATCGCCAAAGATCTGCGTATCAACGACGAAATTGAACGGCTTCGGCTCAAGGCGACCAGCTCCCTGCTCAGTGGCAGGAAGGATGTGATTGTGGTGAGTTCTGTCAGTTGTATTTATGGTCTGGGCTCTCCTGAAGACTGGAAAGCGCAGATTGTGGAACTGCGTTCCGGAATGGAGAAGGATCGGGATCTTTTTTTGAAGGAGCTGATTTCTCTCCATTACATTCGTGATGATGTGCAGCCGAGTTCGGGGAAGTTTCGTGTGAGGGGGGATATTATCGATCTTGTCCCTGCACATGAGGAGCTTGCTCTGCGCATCGAGTTTTTTGGCTCCGAGATTGAAAGTATTCAGACCTTTGATATTCATAGCGGAGAGGTGCTTGGGGTTGAGGATTATGCCTTCATCTATCCGGCCCGCCAGTTTGTTGCTGACGAGGAGAAGCTTAAGGTTGCCATGCTCGCTATTGAAAATGAGCTTGCCGAGAGGCTGAACTATTTTCGTTCTGAAAATCGTCTTCTTGAGGCTCGCAGGATTGAAGAACGTACCCGTTATGACCTTGAGATGATGAAGGAGCTTGGCTACTGTTCCGGTATTGAAAATTATTCAAGGCATCTTTCGGCTCGCCCTCCCGGTGAGCGCCCCTGTTGTCTGCTTGACTATTTTCCTTCGGACTTTCTGGTCATCATTGATGAATCCCATGTGACGCTGCCGCAGATACGGGGGATGTATGGGGGAGACCGTTCCCGTAAAACCATTTTGGTTGAGCATGGTTTCCGGTTGCCTTCCGCTCTCGATAATCGTCCGCTGCGTTTCGAGGAGTTTGAGGAGATGGCGTCGCAGGTTATCTGTGTCAGCGCTACTCCGAGTGAACATGAACTGCTGCGCTCGGGTGGTGTGGTGGTGGAGCAGCTTGTCCGTCCTACCGGTCTGCTTGATCCTCCGGTGGAGGTTCGTCCTGTTACAGGCCAGATCGACAACCTTCTGGCCGAAATCCGTATTCATACCGCCAAGGGCAATAAGGTTCTGGTCATGACGCTGACCAAAAGAATGTCGGAAGATCTGCATGACTTTTTCAGAAAGACAGGTATTCGTTCGCGTTATCTGCATTCGGAGATCAAGAGTCTGGAGCGGATGCAGATTCTTCGTGAGCTCAGGGTAGGGGACATTGACGTGCTTGTCGGGGTCAACCTTCTTCGTGAAGGGCTTGATCTTCCGGAAGTTTCTCTTGTTGCGATTCTTGATGCCGACAAGGAGGGCTTTTTGCGCAATACCCGTTCGCTTATGCAGATCGCAGGCAGGGCCGCCCGCAACGTTGATGGTCTGGTTGTGCTCTATGCCGATGTGGTAACCCGTTCCATTCGTGAAGTGCTTGATGAAACTGCCCGGCGTCGTACCATCCAGCAACGCTACAACGAAGAGCACGGCATTACTCCCCGTTCAATCATCAAATCGGTTGACCAGATTCTCGACACCACCGGTGTGGCTGATGCCGAGGAGCGTTACCGGAGAAAGCGCTTCGGTCTTGAGCCGAAACCTGAGAGGGTGCTTTCCGGTCATATTGATACACTGACTCCTGAAGCGGGTTATGCCCTCGCAGCGGAACTCCGCCTTGAAATGCAGGAAGCTGCTGTTCAGATGGAGTATGAAAAGGCAGCTTATCTGCGTGATGAAATCACAAAGCTGGAACAGGCTCTGGAGCGATTACCGGCAGGAGAATAA
- a CDS encoding addiction module protein, with translation MSTISIADILELPVQERIRLVELIWDSVAALPEAVEISPALKAELEVRLAEFEANPEAGYSWDQVKSHLKEGSWRTV, from the coding sequence ATGAGCACAATTTCTATTGCCGACATTCTTGAGCTTCCAGTGCAAGAGCGCATTCGTCTCGTTGAGCTGATCTGGGATAGCGTTGCTGCACTGCCTGAAGCAGTGGAAATCTCGCCTGCGCTCAAGGCTGAGCTTGAAGTACGCCTTGCGGAGTTCGAAGCAAACCCTGAAGCTGGCTATTCCTGGGATCAAGTGAAGTCACATCTTAAAGAGGGTTCATGGCGTACCGTCTGA
- a CDS encoding M16 family metallopeptidase, with amino-acid sequence MTDTYTTAIKRRIPIFTIGILFLHLISCKPMINEERPYPYTTVPGDSLHTRIYTLKNGLTVYMSPYLDEPRIYTSIAVRAGSKNDPAETTGLAHYLEHMLFKGTDSIGSLDYEKEHVELEKISELYEQYRTTTDTEKRAAIYKDIDSISNVAASYTVPNEYDKILNSIGAQGTNAYTWVEQTVYVNDIPSNKLDQWLTMEAERFRNPVMRLFHTELETVYEEKNMTMDSDSRKIWENLFAGLFKKHTYGTQTTIGKAEHLKNPSIKNVINYYRTYYVPNNMALCIAGDFDPDATIKLIDQKFSVLQPKEVPHFTPAVEEAITEPSIIKVKGPESEELVIGFRFDGINSSEADYLTLADKVLFNQTAGLIDLNLNQQQKVLDAGSMLVMMKDYSTHILSGKPREGQSLEQVKEMLLAQLELLKEGKFPDWLLEAAINDLKIEQLKLYESNRGRVEAYVDAFVWGMTWPDHVSQIERLEKITKKELVDFVRNHYSSNYIAVFKEHGTPKSETKIQKPPITPLKVNRDTSSQFAEKLLALKSEKTEPLFLDYKKDIGFFDVNPSIKLHYLQNKENELFSLYYVFDIGKNNSKKIELALDYLSYLGTSKLTPKEFSQELYKIGASFSAFTSDDYVYLKLSGLEKNSAAAIRLLENLLVDARPDQEALEKLKEGTLKERTDAKLSKKKILFEAMTSYGKYGPSSPFTNILSNKELEQVTSQELLGEVHDLLQYRHRVLYYGPASSQEVLSELRSVRHYPESMKTPPVADLFRDLEQQSNLVYVVDYDMTQAEVILLTRDELYNPSILPLSTLFNEYYGGGMSSVVFQELREAKALAYSVFSVYKTPKQKDEHNYIVSYIGTQADKLPEALDGISILMNKLPKSPELFASALNGIQQKISTERLTRTEILFNYEEAVRLGHDHDIRTDIYRETARMSLADIEQFHSAHFRNQKHVMLVLGKKKDLDMTTLKKYGTVKELTLKDIFGY; translated from the coding sequence ATGACCGATACCTACACGACCGCCATAAAACGCCGTATCCCCATATTCACCATCGGGATACTTTTTTTGCATCTAATTTCCTGTAAGCCCATGATCAACGAAGAGAGACCCTATCCATACACAACCGTTCCCGGAGACTCACTCCACACCAGAATCTACACGCTCAAAAACGGCCTGACCGTCTACATGAGCCCTTACCTCGACGAACCAAGAATATACACCTCCATTGCAGTCCGCGCAGGAAGCAAGAATGACCCCGCAGAGACAACCGGTCTTGCGCACTATCTCGAGCATATGCTCTTCAAGGGGACCGATTCAATCGGCTCGCTTGACTATGAAAAAGAGCATGTCGAGCTTGAAAAAATTTCCGAACTCTACGAACAATACCGAACAACAACAGACACGGAAAAACGCGCCGCAATCTACAAGGATATCGACAGCATCTCCAACGTTGCCGCAAGCTATACGGTGCCTAATGAATATGACAAAATTTTAAACTCCATCGGCGCCCAGGGCACCAATGCCTACACCTGGGTCGAACAGACCGTCTATGTCAACGACATCCCGTCGAACAAACTTGACCAGTGGCTTACCATGGAGGCGGAACGGTTCCGCAATCCGGTCATGAGACTGTTTCATACCGAACTCGAAACCGTCTATGAAGAGAAAAACATGACCATGGACAGTGACAGCCGGAAAATATGGGAAAATCTCTTTGCCGGACTCTTCAAAAAACACACCTATGGCACCCAGACCACCATCGGCAAAGCGGAGCATCTGAAAAATCCCTCCATAAAGAACGTCATCAACTACTACCGGACTTACTATGTGCCAAACAACATGGCGCTCTGCATCGCCGGTGATTTTGATCCGGATGCAACCATAAAACTGATCGATCAGAAATTTTCAGTCCTGCAACCCAAAGAGGTTCCGCACTTTACACCCGCAGTGGAAGAGGCAATAACGGAGCCCTCCATCATCAAGGTAAAAGGGCCGGAATCGGAAGAGCTGGTCATCGGATTCCGGTTCGATGGAATCAACAGTTCCGAAGCCGATTACCTCACCCTTGCCGACAAGGTGTTGTTCAACCAGACTGCCGGACTGATTGATCTGAACCTGAACCAGCAGCAGAAAGTACTCGATGCCGGTTCAATGCTCGTCATGATGAAAGATTATTCCACCCATATTCTGAGTGGAAAACCAAGAGAGGGGCAGAGCCTTGAACAGGTAAAGGAGATGCTGCTCGCACAGCTTGAACTGCTCAAAGAGGGGAAATTTCCCGACTGGCTGCTTGAAGCTGCAATCAATGACCTGAAAATTGAACAACTGAAACTCTACGAAAGCAACCGCGGTCGTGTTGAAGCCTATGTTGACGCCTTTGTCTGGGGTATGACCTGGCCCGACCACGTCAGCCAGATAGAACGGCTCGAAAAAATCACCAAAAAAGAGCTTGTCGACTTTGTCCGCAACCATTACAGCTCGAACTATATCGCCGTTTTCAAGGAGCATGGCACCCCGAAAAGCGAAACAAAAATCCAGAAACCACCGATCACACCCCTGAAAGTTAATCGGGACACCTCATCGCAATTTGCCGAGAAACTGCTGGCCCTGAAATCAGAAAAAACCGAGCCACTCTTTCTCGACTATAAAAAAGATATTGGCTTCTTTGATGTCAATCCTTCCATCAAACTGCACTATCTGCAGAACAAGGAAAACGAGCTTTTCTCGCTCTATTATGTCTTCGACATAGGAAAAAACAACAGCAAAAAGATCGAACTCGCACTCGACTACCTCTCCTATCTCGGCACCTCAAAACTCACGCCAAAAGAGTTCAGCCAGGAGCTCTATAAAATCGGTGCAAGCTTCTCGGCATTTACCTCCGACGACTACGTCTACCTGAAGCTCTCCGGACTGGAAAAGAACTCCGCTGCAGCCATTCGACTGCTTGAAAATCTTCTCGTTGATGCCAGACCCGACCAGGAGGCGCTTGAAAAGCTCAAAGAGGGCACACTCAAAGAGCGTACCGACGCCAAGCTCTCCAAAAAGAAGATCCTCTTTGAGGCCATGACCAGTTATGGCAAATACGGTCCATCCTCTCCTTTCACCAACATCCTGAGCAACAAGGAACTTGAGCAGGTCACTTCACAAGAGCTGCTGGGAGAGGTGCACGATCTGTTGCAATACCGCCATCGGGTACTTTATTACGGCCCAGCCTCTTCACAAGAGGTGCTCAGCGAACTGCGCTCCGTACGCCATTACCCCGAATCAATGAAGACCCCGCCGGTCGCCGACCTGTTCCGTGATCTCGAACAGCAGAGCAATCTCGTCTATGTCGTCGATTACGATATGACCCAGGCAGAGGTTATCCTTTTAACAAGAGATGAGTTGTACAACCCATCCATTCTCCCCCTCTCCACCCTCTTCAACGAATATTATGGTGGAGGAATGTCATCGGTGGTTTTCCAGGAGCTGCGCGAAGCCAAAGCGCTCGCCTACTCGGTCTTTTCCGTCTACAAAACACCGAAACAGAAGGACGAGCATAACTACATTGTCAGCTATATCGGCACCCAGGCCGACAAGCTCCCCGAAGCGCTCGACGGCATCAGCATCCTGATGAACAAGCTGCCGAAATCACCCGAACTCTTTGCATCGGCATTGAACGGCATTCAGCAGAAAATTTCAACCGAACGGCTGACAAGAACAGAGATCCTCTTCAATTACGAAGAGGCCGTACGACTCGGGCACGACCATGATATCAGAACAGACATCTACCGCGAAACAGCCCGGATGAGCCTCGCCGATATCGAACAATTTCACAGTGCCCATTTCAGAAACCAAAAACATGTCATGCTGGTGCTTGGCAAGAAAAAAGATCTTGACATGACAACCCTGAAAAAATACGGAACGGTAAAAGAGCTGACGCTGAAAGATATTTTCGGCTATTAA